One Brassica oleracea var. oleracea cultivar TO1000 chromosome C7, BOL, whole genome shotgun sequence genomic window carries:
- the LOC106307012 gene encoding uncharacterized protein LOC106307012 produces the protein MAERENPGGPSKRQKTTQQERAVRCSNLKKVESPRLRSSLWLEDDGTRLPGLCFKDRDELKKAVDWRSIRGQHICAVRETGEDEFSFECIRWKCNWSIRAVRMEKHGLFEITNCDGPDTCKQLGKSCPVYFDDKFLAYEIERVVSEHPTLTVAELHKWWNEKFGSEQTFLTHLDEEGEEVSDARGNLQDAKREAIKRLFGEWDQSFRFIPKLMSALHSSNGMIVDWQYDSLPNPQHAASFRSVFWAFSQSVQGFKHCRPLVVVDSKQLKGNYNMNLMIASGFDAANKIFPLAFAVTKEVSTDSWRWFLTRIREKVTQRKGLCLITRHHPDILAVVNEQWKEPWAYHRFCLTHLSSQFSRLFPDQHLTECLVMKAGSSIQKGEFDSYMKEIKEKKPEGWKWLERIPPHQWALAHDSGLRYGVMKIDRKALFAVCRSFQKVAMTGGVMLLFSEMKDAFDSSFSSSRGSLHRGDLYAKNVMKKFQESLTDSSAFVVKPLERDAFQVSVPLEKKERMSMARWHLSGKFKEYKEGIVQLNDSTCTCGKFQRKKFPCLHALAVCKKMKINPLQYADDCYSAERYYKTYEATFSPVPAISAWPDASGVPTLFPPVIATPPLKVSGKGKGKGKGKGKSKEPPSDEELRNAILDILKAMDFKKASFTDIVKQLADKFRYDLTPRKSSIEVMIQYELDKYAADTVEEEQEDEDEDEDEDEEGLL, from the exons ATGGCTGAAAGAGAGAATCCTGGTGGTCCCTCCAAAAGACAGAAGACTACACAGCAAGAAAGGGCTGTTAGGTGCAGCAACTTGAAGAAAGTTGAGAGTCCGCGTCTACGTTCTAGTTTGTGGCTTGAGGATGATGGTACAAGGCTTCCTGGATTGTGTTTCAAAGATAGAGATGAGCTAAAGAAGGCGGTGGACTGGCGCTCCATCAGAGGGCAGCATATATGTGCTGTAAGAGAGACCGGTGAGGACGAGTTTTCGTTTGAGTGCATAAGATGGAAATGCAATTGGTCGATTCGTGCAGTTAGGATGGAAAAGCACGGACTTTTTGAGATAACCAATTGTGACGGTCCAGATACTTGTAAGCAGCTAGGGAAATCATGTCCAGTTTATTTTGATGACAAGTTTTTAGCGTATGAAATCGAACGTGTGGTCAGTGAGCATCCCACGCTCACAGTTGCAGAGCTGCACAAGTGGTGGAATGAAAAGTTCGGCTCTGAGCAAACTTTTCTTACCCATCTTGATGAGGAAGGTGAGGAAGTTAGTGATGCAAGAGGAAATTTGCAGGACGCGAAAAGGGAAGCTATCAAAAGACTCTTTGGAGAGTGGGATCAGAGTTTCAGATTCATACCCAAGTTAATGTCTGCGCTTCACTCTTCTAACGGGATGATTGTGGACTGGCAGTATGATTCTTTGCCAAATCCTCAACACGCTGCATCCTTTCGAAGCGTGTTTTGGGCGTTTTCACAGTCTGTCCAAGGGTTTAAGCATTGCAGACCGCTGGTTGTTGTTGACAGCAAACAGTTGAAGGGTAATTACAATATGAATCTGATGATAGCCTCAGGGTTTGATGCAGCCAACAAAATTTTCCCGCTTGCCTTTGCGGTTACTAAAGAAGTCTCCACTGATAGTTGGCGCTGGTTTCTCACTAGAATCAGAGAGAAGGTAACCCAAAGGAAGGGTCTTTGCCTCATCACAAGGCACCACCCGGACATACTCGCTGTTGTTAACGAACAGTGGAAAGAACCCTGGGCTTATCACAGGTTCTGTCTGACCCATCTGTCTTCCCAATTCTCTCGCCTCTTCCCAGACCAACACTTGACAGAGTGCCTTGTGATGAAGGCTGGGTCGTCCATTCAGAAGGGAGAGTTTGATTCCTACATGAAGGAGATCAAAGAGAAGAAACCAGAAGGGTGGAAATGGCTTGAACGAATCCCTCCGCATCAGTGGGCTCTGGCTCACGACAGTGGTCTTAGATACGGAGTCATGAAGATAGATAGAAAAGCTTTGTTTGCAGTTTGTAGAAGCTTTCAGAAAGTTGCAATGACAGGGGGTGTGATGCTTCTGTTTAGTGAGATGAAAGACGCTTTTGACTCGTCGTTTAGCAGTAGCCGTGGCTCTCTCCACCGCGGCGATCTGTACGCAAAAAACGTCATGAAAAAATTTCAAGAGTCTTTGACAGATTCCTCGGCTTTCGTTGTAAAGCCGTTAGAAAGAGATGCATTTCAGGTCTCAGTACCCTTAGAAAAGAAGGAACGCATGTCCATGGCCAGGTGGCACTTGTCCGGGAAATTTAAAGAATATAAGGAGGGCATTGTTCAGTTGAATGACTCAACCTGCACGTGTGGGAAGTTCCAGAGGAAGAAGTTTCCATGTCTGCACGCTCTAGCTGTCTGCAAGAAGATGAAAATCAACCCTTTGCAGTATGCGGACGACTGTTACTCTGCTGAACGCTATTACAAAACTTATGAGGCTACATTTTCTCCTGTTCCGGCGATCTCAGCTTGGCCGGATGCTTCCGGAGTTCCAACATTGTTTCCCCCTGTCATTGCAACACCTCCCCTTAAAGTATCAG GAAAAGGAAAAGGAAAAGGGAAAGGGAAAGGCAAAAGCAAGGAGCCTCCTAGTGATGAAGAGTTGAGAAATGCAATTCTTGATATCTTGAAAGCAATGGACTTTAAAAAG GCTTCGTTTACTGACATCGTTAAGCAACTTG CTGACAAGTTTCGATACGATCTCACCCCTAGAAAGTCATCTATAGAGGTAATGATCCAGTATGAGCTCGATAAGTATGCAGCTGATACCGTAGAGGAGGAGCAAGAGGATGAAGATGAAGATGAAGATGAAGATGAAGAAGGGTTGTTGTAG